In a genomic window of Thermoflexus sp.:
- a CDS encoding ubiquinone/menaquinone biosynthesis methyltransferase, which produces MIATPRKPEQIRAMFARIAHRYDLMNRLMTGGLDLRWRRQAIRACALPPDARALDVGTGTGDLAAEALRQRPGALVVGCDFTLPMMLRGRMKPGRERIQWVGGDALRLPFPDEQFDAVFSGFVMRNVANLDLAIREQARVVRPGGRVACLEAIRPPRRWWTPFYRLYFHRVVPWLGAIVAGDRAAYTYLPQSVEAFFTLEELARAMTQAGLILLEARTFMLGTVALLVGMKPLKRGIGTPHRAGPIYFY; this is translated from the coding sequence ATGATCGCAACCCCCCGGAAGCCGGAACAGATCCGGGCGATGTTCGCCCGCATCGCCCATCGCTATGATCTGATGAACCGCCTGATGACCGGCGGCCTGGATCTCCGCTGGCGTCGACAGGCCATCCGTGCCTGCGCGCTGCCGCCGGATGCCCGTGCCCTGGATGTGGGGACCGGAACTGGCGATCTGGCGGCGGAAGCGCTGCGACAGCGCCCCGGGGCGCTGGTGGTGGGCTGCGACTTCACCCTCCCGATGATGCTTCGCGGACGCATGAAGCCCGGTCGTGAGCGCATCCAGTGGGTCGGCGGGGACGCTCTGCGCCTTCCCTTTCCGGACGAACAGTTCGACGCCGTGTTCTCCGGGTTTGTGATGCGCAACGTCGCAAACCTGGATCTCGCTATCCGGGAGCAAGCCCGGGTCGTCCGCCCGGGCGGTCGAGTGGCCTGCCTGGAGGCGATCCGCCCACCTCGACGATGGTGGACTCCATTCTATCGCTTGTATTTTCATCGCGTGGTTCCATGGCTGGGAGCGATCGTGGCCGGCGATCGGGCCGCCTATACGTATTTGCCGCAATCCGTGGAGGCCTTTTTTACGCTGGAGGAACTGGCCCGCGCTATGACCCAGGCGGGTTTGATCCTGCTTGAAGCCCGCACGTTCATGCTGGGAACCGTAGCCCTGTTAGTCGGCATGAAGCCATTGAAGCGTGGAATCGGAACTCCCCATCGTGCGGGTCCTATCTACTTCTATTAA
- a CDS encoding alpha/beta hydrolase yields MSSIVTEQGIVHYEAIGRGRPVIFLHGWLGSWAYWIDTMSALAPYCRSYALDFWGFGESDRKRASFTVPDFIALVVQFMDRLGIASAALVGHSMGGTVALGVALAHPDRVTRVAVVGSPIVGTSLNFFLKMAGQPFWAFLAYTFPAVVKAGTYLASPTITRAWRTWYRMWERDLSRTTLRSFFQSIGSLHRTDLRPLLPQLRPPVLGIYGARDNIVNPNQAFLLAREAPRAQIFWMPEAGHFPMLDEPERFRQALADFLLQNS; encoded by the coding sequence ATGAGCTCGATTGTCACCGAACAGGGGATTGTCCATTACGAGGCGATCGGGCGGGGGCGGCCGGTGATCTTCCTCCATGGGTGGCTGGGATCCTGGGCTTACTGGATCGACACCATGAGCGCCCTGGCCCCCTACTGTCGTTCTTACGCGCTGGATTTCTGGGGATTCGGAGAGTCGGATCGGAAACGGGCCAGCTTCACCGTCCCCGATTTCATCGCCCTTGTGGTCCAGTTCATGGACCGCCTGGGGATCGCCTCGGCGGCGCTGGTGGGTCACTCCATGGGGGGGACGGTGGCCCTGGGGGTGGCCCTCGCACACCCGGACCGGGTAACACGGGTGGCGGTGGTGGGTTCCCCGATCGTGGGGACGTCGTTGAATTTCTTCCTCAAGATGGCTGGTCAGCCTTTCTGGGCTTTTCTGGCGTATACGTTCCCGGCGGTGGTGAAGGCGGGCACCTATCTGGCCTCGCCGACCATCACCCGGGCCTGGCGAACGTGGTATCGGATGTGGGAACGCGATCTCTCCCGGACCACCCTTCGTTCGTTTTTCCAGAGCATCGGCAGCCTCCATCGCACCGATCTGCGGCCGCTGCTCCCCCAGCTGCGTCCTCCGGTCCTGGGGATCTATGGAGCTCGCGATAATATCGTGAACCCGAACCAGGCGTTTCTCCTGGCGCGGGAAGCTCCCCGGGCGCAGATCTTCTGGATGCCCGAGGCGGGCCATTTTCCCATGCTGGACGAGCCGGAGCGCTTCCGGCAGGCCCTGGCCGATTTCCTTCTTCAGAATTCGTGA
- a CDS encoding ATP/GTP-binding protein — protein MQAVKIVVTGPFASGKTQFIRTISEIEVVSTERRISTAAERAIKDQTTVAMDFGRITIDRDLVLYLFGTPGQRRFDFMWEILAEGMLGFIVMVDSTRPETFREARNILDTFRRYAQTPFVVAANKQDLEDAWDPEDLRIALRLDSQAKVLPCIATRRDSVKTVVLELLYSILEELSASQR, from the coding sequence ATGCAAGCCGTGAAAATCGTGGTGACCGGACCCTTCGCCTCGGGGAAGACTCAATTCATCCGCACGATTAGCGAGATCGAGGTGGTCTCCACAGAGCGGCGGATCTCCACGGCGGCGGAGCGGGCGATCAAGGATCAGACCACAGTGGCGATGGATTTCGGGCGGATCACGATCGATAGGGATCTGGTGCTGTATTTGTTTGGGACCCCCGGTCAGCGGCGGTTTGATTTCATGTGGGAGATCCTGGCGGAGGGGATGCTGGGATTCATTGTAATGGTCGACAGCACAAGACCGGAGACGTTCCGCGAGGCTCGTAACATCCTCGACACGTTTCGCCGCTACGCCCAAACCCCCTTTGTGGTTGCCGCCAACAAGCAGGACCTCGAGGACGCATGGGACCCGGAAGATCTTCGCATCGCGCTGCGCCTGGATAGTCAAGCCAAAGTCCTTCCCTGTATCGCCACCCGGCGCGACAGCGTGAAAACGGTCGTCCTGGAGCTGCTTTACTCGATCCTCGAAGAGCTGTCGGCTTCCCAGCGTTAG
- a CDS encoding DUF4388 domain-containing protein — protein sequence MALKGNLRDFNTTQLLNLIHLARKTGTLTVESRSGTARLCFKDGKLIYAALDRQDGRLVDVLIRAGKLQPEQLKGFDLARLQDDKVLGLKLIEAGYVTQQDILNSLRAQMLDVVYRLFSWNEGVFRFEPDLQVLQNRIPVPMDLENIIMEGARRLREVERLKEELPDLDIPVRLTSRPEAIRKVQLSAEEWRVISQVNGRNTIEQIMRRLNMDEIQIRRIIYGLLQAGLIELGAPPPVAPPPGVPARGPGSEVSRSVVEKLINYFRRL from the coding sequence ATGGCGTTGAAGGGAAACCTTCGGGATTTCAATACCACGCAGCTCCTTAACCTGATCCATCTGGCCCGGAAGACCGGGACCCTGACTGTAGAAAGCCGGAGCGGCACAGCCCGTTTGTGTTTTAAAGACGGCAAGCTGATTTATGCGGCGCTGGATCGCCAGGATGGGCGCCTGGTGGACGTCCTGATCCGGGCCGGCAAGCTTCAGCCGGAACAGCTGAAGGGGTTCGACCTCGCCCGCCTTCAGGATGATAAGGTGCTGGGCCTCAAGCTGATCGAAGCGGGCTATGTCACGCAGCAGGACATCCTGAACAGCCTGCGGGCCCAGATGCTGGATGTGGTTTACCGGCTGTTCTCCTGGAACGAGGGGGTTTTCCGTTTCGAGCCCGATCTTCAGGTGTTACAGAATCGCATCCCGGTCCCTATGGATCTGGAGAACATCATTATGGAGGGAGCCCGGCGCCTCCGGGAGGTGGAGCGTCTGAAGGAGGAGCTCCCGGATCTGGACATCCCGGTCCGGCTGACCAGCCGCCCGGAGGCCATACGCAAGGTGCAGCTGAGTGCGGAGGAGTGGCGGGTGATCAGCCAGGTCAACGGCCGGAACACCATCGAGCAGATCATGCGCCGTTTAAATATGGATGAAATCCAGATCCGGCGCATCATCTACGGGCTCCTCCAGGCCGGGTTGATCGAGCTGGGGGCTCCGCCGCCCGTCGCCCCGCCGCCGGGCGTGCCGGCCCGCGGGCCGGGGAGTGAAGTCTCCCGCTCCGTGGTGGAGAAGCTGATCAATTACTTCCGTCGGCTGTAG
- a CDS encoding NAD-dependent deacylase, producing MHDEWVRAAELIRGARYLVALTGAGISTPSGIPDFRSEGSGLWTIYDPMEVASIWAFSRRPEAFFEWVRPLARMIREARPNPAHYALARLEAAGILKALITQNIDELHQKAGSRNVIEVHGHLREATCIRCYHKVPAEPYLEAFLRDGTIPRCAQCGGVLKPDIILFGEQLPVRAFLAAQQEARRADVFLVAGSSLEVAPAGDLPILAKEHGARLIIINLSPTAADRYADLRIRGDVAEVLPRLVDQVLGPAETPASAIRPE from the coding sequence ATGCACGATGAATGGGTCCGCGCCGCTGAGCTGATCCGAGGCGCTCGCTACCTGGTCGCCCTGACCGGCGCAGGGATCAGCACGCCGTCCGGCATCCCGGATTTCCGGAGCGAGGGTTCGGGGTTGTGGACGATCTATGATCCGATGGAGGTGGCCTCGATCTGGGCCTTCTCCAGGCGCCCGGAAGCGTTTTTCGAATGGGTGCGCCCGCTGGCCCGCATGATCCGGGAAGCCCGCCCGAACCCCGCCCACTATGCCCTCGCCCGTCTGGAGGCCGCCGGCATCCTGAAGGCGTTGATCACCCAGAACATCGATGAGCTCCATCAAAAAGCCGGCTCCCGCAACGTCATCGAGGTGCATGGCCATCTCCGGGAAGCCACATGCATTCGTTGCTATCATAAGGTCCCAGCGGAACCCTATCTGGAGGCCTTCCTGCGGGATGGGACCATCCCCCGCTGTGCACAGTGCGGAGGGGTGCTGAAGCCGGACATCATCCTGTTTGGAGAGCAGCTGCCCGTCCGGGCGTTCCTGGCGGCTCAGCAGGAAGCCCGGCGGGCCGATGTGTTCCTGGTGGCCGGCTCCTCGCTGGAGGTCGCCCCCGCGGGGGATCTGCCGATCCTGGCGAAAGAGCACGGCGCCCGCCTGATTATCATCAACCTCTCCCCTACGGCGGCGGATCGCTATGCGGATCTCCGGATCCGCGGCGATGTCGCGGAGGTCCTCCCGCGACTGGTGGATCAGGTGCTGGGACCGGCGGAGACTCCCGCTTCAGCGATCCGCCCGGAATGA
- a CDS encoding M20 family metallopeptidase: MTLFIAWMERFFELREELASLLRELALRESPTTEKGAVDRLGEFVADHLRDLGARVERIPQETVGDHWIATWGDPEASSQILTLCHLDTVWPLGTLARMPIREENGRLYGPGVFDMKGGIAILLGALQGLQALAVRPPHRIRMLFTSDEETGSETSRPLIEEEARRSHLVLCLEPALPDGSLKTFRKGVGDFVVAAYGRSAHAGADPQRGVNAIEELAYQIMRLRGLADPRRGTTVTVGVIRGGTRPNVVPEYAEMVVDVRVATRSEMDRIEKAFRNLRPVLDGARLEVRGGFNRPPMERNALMVATFERARAIAAELGLTLTEGGTGGGSDANFTAALGIPTLDGLGAIGNGAHALDEHVHIDSLPQRAALVAALLTRWTVL; the protein is encoded by the coding sequence ATGACATTGTTCATAGCCTGGATGGAACGGTTCTTCGAGCTTCGGGAGGAGTTGGCCTCATTATTGCGCGAGCTCGCCCTTCGGGAGTCGCCCACCACGGAAAAGGGGGCGGTGGATCGACTCGGGGAGTTTGTGGCGGATCACCTGCGGGATCTCGGGGCCCGGGTGGAGCGCATCCCCCAGGAGACGGTGGGCGATCACTGGATCGCCACCTGGGGGGACCCGGAGGCCTCAAGCCAGATTCTCACGCTCTGCCATCTGGATACGGTGTGGCCTCTGGGAACCTTGGCCCGGATGCCCATCCGGGAGGAGAACGGGCGGCTCTACGGCCCTGGGGTCTTCGACATGAAAGGCGGGATCGCCATCCTCCTGGGGGCCTTGCAGGGACTCCAGGCCCTGGCTGTTCGCCCTCCCCATCGGATCCGCATGCTCTTCACCAGCGATGAGGAAACCGGGAGCGAGACCTCCCGCCCTCTGATCGAGGAGGAGGCTCGGCGCAGCCATCTGGTGCTCTGTTTGGAGCCCGCGCTTCCCGATGGAAGCCTGAAGACCTTCCGGAAGGGAGTAGGGGATTTTGTGGTGGCGGCCTATGGTCGATCGGCGCATGCCGGGGCCGACCCCCAGCGCGGGGTCAACGCCATTGAGGAGCTGGCGTATCAGATCATGCGCCTGCGGGGTCTGGCGGACCCCCGGCGGGGCACCACGGTGACCGTGGGGGTGATCCGGGGTGGGACCCGCCCGAATGTGGTGCCGGAGTATGCGGAGATGGTGGTGGATGTGCGGGTGGCCACACGGTCAGAGATGGATCGGATCGAGAAAGCCTTCCGGAACCTGCGGCCGGTTCTGGACGGCGCTCGCCTGGAAGTAAGGGGCGGGTTCAACCGCCCTCCTATGGAGCGCAACGCGCTCATGGTGGCGACTTTCGAGCGGGCCCGTGCCATCGCCGCGGAGCTGGGGCTGACGCTGACCGAGGGGGGAACCGGAGGGGGAAGCGATGCGAATTTCACCGCGGCGCTGGGCATCCCCACCCTGGACGGCCTGGGGGCCATCGGGAACGGCGCCCACGCCCTGGATGAGCACGTGCATATCGATTCCCTCCCTCAGCGGGCCGCTCTGGTCGCCGCTTTGCTGACTCGATGGACGGTATTATAG
- a CDS encoding carbohydrate kinase family protein: MWRAGEGPEERPILVIGAAGLDLKGYAAGAIRLAATNPGHVRRSVGGVARNIAENLARLGHPVILISAVGNDEAGQWVLERTRGAGVDVTHVMVVPEGRTGVYLAVLDEQGNLVVAVDDMGILEAITPRYLQTCRALFEQAAMVVLDANLSPAALRMAVRLARRFGVPVAADPTSPTLAMRLRPILPELHLVTPNTAEAEALTGLPVSSVDEALFAARYLAALGVQIAIITMAELGLVYAAGDLSGHIPALRTEIVDFTGAGDALTAAVIFALLHGIPIEEAVRLGIAAAALTLRSRETVSPDLSLERLYEQLVI, from the coding sequence ATGTGGCGGGCAGGGGAGGGGCCGGAGGAGCGACCGATTCTGGTGATCGGAGCCGCCGGCCTGGATCTCAAAGGTTACGCGGCCGGGGCGATCCGGCTGGCCGCTACCAATCCGGGCCACGTGCGCCGGAGCGTGGGCGGCGTGGCCCGCAACATCGCGGAGAACCTGGCCCGCCTGGGCCATCCGGTCATCCTGATCTCGGCAGTCGGGAACGATGAGGCGGGGCAGTGGGTGCTGGAGCGAACCCGGGGCGCAGGGGTGGACGTCACGCATGTGATGGTGGTCCCCGAAGGGCGAACCGGGGTTTACCTCGCGGTCCTGGACGAACAGGGCAATCTGGTGGTCGCTGTGGATGACATGGGGATCCTCGAGGCGATCACGCCGCGTTATCTCCAGACATGCCGGGCCCTGTTTGAGCAGGCTGCCATGGTGGTGCTGGATGCGAATCTCTCCCCGGCCGCTTTGCGGATGGCGGTTCGCCTCGCCCGCCGCTTCGGTGTCCCCGTCGCCGCGGATCCGACCTCGCCGACCCTGGCCATGCGCCTCCGGCCGATCCTTCCCGAGCTGCATCTGGTGACGCCCAATACGGCGGAGGCCGAAGCGTTAACCGGGCTGCCGGTTTCCAGCGTGGATGAAGCGCTCTTCGCGGCCCGCTATCTTGCCGCGCTGGGCGTGCAGATCGCCATCATCACCATGGCCGAGCTGGGCCTGGTCTATGCGGCTGGGGATCTCAGCGGGCACATCCCGGCCTTGCGGACAGAGATCGTGGATTTCACCGGGGCGGGGGATGCGCTCACGGCGGCGGTGATCTTCGCGCTCCTTCACGGCATCCCGATCGAGGAAGCGGTCCGCCTGGGGATTGCCGCAGCTGCCCTGACCCTTCGCTCCCGGGAGACCGTTTCCCCGGACCTCAGCCTGGAGCGGCTGTATGAGCAGCTGGTGATTTGA